A genomic window from Bacteroidales bacterium includes:
- a CDS encoding ATP-binding cassette domain-containing protein codes for MSEEILKALMQLFAIISRQTGGLGIKELEYVHSFLKEQLNESTFEEYFVLFDRYISEIEVEEPEPPECTIKSIQKIKSISDKINETLSYKQKVIVLIRIIEFVCSGKRKIKQCLPIVETIVDVFKISRAEFNIIKSFINFKKGDDFSLIDHKEFLIIGNKVLENKKSKSIVINELLTEIVILKISSADLFVFKFISGREVFLNGLQIKKNKIYLLAKGSIIKTPKTNPIFFPVISARFYEDTIESPISFEVNDLEFVFKDGYKGLHNVNFSETSGNLCGIMGSNGAGKTTLLNVLCGMETPSNGEILINGINVHKEKDKLKGVIGFVPHDDMLIENLTVFENLYYNASLIFKDLSGKEIKEKVLSIIHNLELTHIKDFKVGSPLNKRISGGERKKLNISLELLREPSVLFIDEPTSGLSSRDTENVMEILREQTIKGKLVFVIIHQPASDIFKMFDSILIMDTGGYPIYFGNPINAVMYFKKKANQLNSDIGECFACGNINVENIFSIIDARTVDEFGRFSRHRKIKPKEWNNLYNKEVEVNKNHKQKEQTKINNSLPEILKIPNRWKQFLVFFKRDIYSKLSNRQYVLINLLESPIIAFIIASIVYYVGNSDNSKYIFRENDNLVAYIFTSVIFIIFLGLSVSAEEIFRDRKILKREEFLNLSRTSYLISKVMILSIISAIQSFLFVIVGNYIIGIRDMYFSYWLVLFVVSLSANMMGLNLSASFNSVVNIYIVIPFLVIPQLILAGAVFNFDKINSIIGGGKENVPIIAEFMPSKWAFEALIVEQFTKNKYEKPLYLFNKAESELNYKNVYYLPELKAIIDKYEVETKVNKSTQPIAKKDLKLLKDELTSETKKVPQIKFGYLNKLNLQNFNNEIADSTYSYIDKLQNYYKTKFNHVNSNKDKFVDSLQKKYSKRLEYINSYDENYNRSLSYFAQNTFAEKPIVHINNRLVQKIDPIYKDPQKLSYFNYCTHFLAPRKYFMGRFWNTYFANIITILGFTLILYVTLYLETINLILNFFDKIKLYILRLEIIRKYLKK; via the coding sequence ATGAGTGAAGAAATTTTAAAAGCGTTGATGCAGTTATTTGCTATTATTTCCAGGCAAACCGGCGGACTTGGCATTAAGGAGCTTGAATATGTTCATTCGTTTTTGAAAGAACAACTTAATGAAAGCACTTTTGAGGAATATTTTGTTTTGTTTGATAGATATATAAGTGAAATTGAAGTTGAAGAACCGGAACCCCCTGAATGTACAATAAAAAGCATTCAGAAAATAAAAAGTATTTCCGATAAAATAAACGAAACCCTTTCATACAAACAAAAAGTTATAGTTTTAATTCGTATAATTGAATTCGTATGCTCAGGTAAAAGAAAGATTAAGCAATGTTTGCCCATTGTAGAAACAATAGTTGATGTATTTAAAATCAGCCGGGCAGAATTTAATATAATTAAATCTTTTATAAACTTTAAAAAAGGTGATGATTTTTCTTTAATCGACCACAAAGAATTTTTAATAATTGGCAACAAAGTTTTAGAAAACAAAAAGAGCAAAAGTATTGTAATAAATGAGTTGTTAACCGAAATTGTTATTTTGAAAATCAGCAGTGCTGATTTATTTGTATTTAAATTTATAAGTGGCAGGGAAGTATTTCTAAATGGATTACAAATTAAAAAAAACAAAATATATTTACTGGCAAAAGGAAGTATAATAAAAACCCCTAAAACCAATCCGATATTTTTTCCGGTTATTTCCGCCAGATTTTATGAAGATACAATCGAATCTCCAATTTCTTTCGAAGTAAACGATTTGGAATTTGTTTTTAAAGACGGTTATAAAGGATTGCATAATGTTAATTTCAGTGAAACATCAGGAAACCTTTGCGGAATAATGGGTTCAAATGGAGCAGGAAAAACAACATTGTTGAATGTATTGTGTGGTATGGAAACTCCTTCGAATGGAGAAATATTGATTAACGGAATAAATGTTCATAAAGAAAAAGACAAATTAAAAGGAGTAATCGGGTTTGTTCCACACGATGATATGCTGATTGAAAATTTAACTGTCTTCGAGAATTTATATTATAATGCCAGTTTGATTTTTAAAGACCTTTCAGGAAAGGAAATAAAAGAAAAAGTTTTAAGTATTATCCATAATCTTGAATTAACTCATATAAAAGATTTTAAAGTTGGGAGTCCTTTAAATAAAAGAATAAGTGGGGGAGAAAGAAAAAAACTTAATATAAGTTTGGAATTATTGAGAGAACCCTCAGTTTTATTTATTGATGAACCTACCTCAGGACTATCATCACGCGATACCGAAAATGTGATGGAAATACTGAGAGAGCAAACAATAAAAGGAAAACTTGTATTTGTTATTATTCATCAACCGGCATCCGATATTTTTAAAATGTTCGACAGCATACTTATAATGGATACCGGCGGATACCCGATTTACTTTGGAAATCCTATTAATGCTGTAATGTATTTCAAGAAAAAAGCAAATCAGCTTAATAGTGATATTGGCGAATGTTTTGCCTGCGGTAATATAAATGTTGAAAATATTTTCAGTATAATTGATGCCCGTACTGTTGATGAATTCGGTAGATTTTCAAGACATAGAAAAATAAAACCGAAAGAATGGAATAACCTATATAATAAAGAAGTTGAAGTTAATAAAAATCATAAACAGAAAGAACAAACAAAAATAAATAACTCTCTTCCGGAAATATTAAAAATTCCTAACCGCTGGAAACAATTTTTGGTTTTCTTCAAAAGAGATATATATTCTAAATTATCAAACAGACAGTATGTTTTAATAAATCTGCTCGAATCACCTATTATAGCATTTATTATTGCTTCAATAGTTTACTATGTGGGTAATTCAGATAATAGTAAATATATTTTCAGGGAGAACGATAATCTTGTTGCTTACATTTTTACTTCAGTAATATTTATTATTTTTCTTGGTTTGAGTGTTAGTGCCGAAGAAATTTTCAGAGACAGGAAAATTTTAAAAAGAGAAGAATTTCTGAATCTAAGCAGGACAAGCTATTTAATTTCAAAAGTAATGATTTTATCAATAATTTCAGCAATACAAAGTTTTTTGTTTGTAATTGTTGGTAATTATATAATAGGCATAAGAGATATGTATTTTTCTTACTGGCTGGTGCTTTTCGTTGTTTCATTAAGTGCCAATATGATGGGACTTAATCTTTCCGCATCGTTTAATTCAGTTGTAAACATATATATAGTTATTCCTTTTCTTGTTATTCCGCAATTGATATTAGCAGGTGCGGTTTTTAATTTCGATAAAATAAACAGCATTATCGGTGGTGGCAAAGAAAATGTTCCAATTATTGCCGAATTTATGCCGTCGAAATGGGCATTTGAAGCATTGATTGTTGAACAATTTACAAAAAATAAATATGAAAAACCATTGTATTTATTCAATAAAGCCGAAAGCGAACTCAATTACAAAAATGTTTATTATTTGCCCGAATTAAAAGCTATTATTGATAAATATGAAGTTGAAACCAAAGTAAACAAATCAACTCAACCAATAGCTAAAAAAGATTTAAAGTTGCTTAAAGATGAATTGACATCGGAAACGAAAAAAGTTCCACAAATAAAATTCGGTTATTTGAATAAATTAAACTTGCAAAATTTCAACAATGAAATAGCTGATAGTACATATTCATATATTGATAAATTACAAAATTATTACAAAACGAAATTCAATCATGTTAATTCAAATAAAGACAAATTTGTTGATTCATTACAAAAAAAATATTCTAAACGACTCGAATATATAAATTCTTATGATGAAAACTACAATAGAAGTTTAAGCTATTTTGCTCAAAATACTTTTGCCGAAAAACCTATAGTTCATATTAACAACCGACTTGTTCAGAAAATTGACCCCATATACAAAGACCCTCAGAAATTAAGTTATTTTAATTACTGCACACATTTTCTTGCCCCCCGGAAATATTTTATGGGACGCTTTTGGAATACATATTTTGCTAATATTATTACCATTCTGGGTTTCACTTTAATTTTATATGTAACTTTATATCTTGAAACTATAAATTTAATATTAAATTTTTTTGATAAAATAAAATTGTATATATTGCGACTTGAAATAATAAGAAAATATCTAAAAAAATAA
- the recQ gene encoding DNA helicase RecQ, translating to MTVKLEHPLKYYLKKHFGFDSFKGQQEAVIKNLLEGKDAFIIMPTGGGKSMCYQLPALVVKGTAIVVSPLISLMKNQVDAMRGFGSETGIAHFLNSSLTKTEIAEVKNDLTSGKTKLLYVAPESLTKEANVKFLKTINISFYAIDEAHCISEWGHDFRPEYRRLRPIIDKIGKKVPVMALTATATPKVQQDIQKNMRMLNARVFKASFNRPNLYYEVRPKHNVNKEIIRYIKNNMGKSGIIYCLSRKKVEEFAETLQVNGIRALPYHAGLEPEIRRTTQDKFLMEDIDVIVATIAFGMGIDKPDVRYVIHYDIPKSLEGYYQETGRSGRDDGEGVCIAFYSYDDIQKLEKFSKGKPVAEQEIAKQLLLETVAYAESSVCRRKQLLHYFGEIYTEENCQSCDNCLHPKAKFEGKEYVAIFIEAVIAVKQQFKAKHIINIIIGKNSSTIKSYKHNKLEVFGKGDDKDEKFWNAVVRQALIARLLSKDIENYGLLKVTKEGTEFLKNPYSIMLTHDHDYEKSEEDDFFDESGGQKTSTTDRTLFAMLKDLRKKISKKENLPPFVIFQDPSLEDMAIQYPITLDELKQITGVGVGKAAKYGKPFIELIAKYVEENEIERPMDMVVKSVINKSGLKVFIIQSIDRKVAFEDIASAKGITLEELYNELESIVASGTKLDLDYFINRYIDVEHQENIFKYFKTAESDSIELAIKELGEDEYTEEEIRIMRIKFISEYGN from the coding sequence ATGACAGTAAAACTTGAGCACCCTTTAAAGTATTATTTAAAGAAGCATTTTGGATTTGATAGTTTTAAAGGACAACAGGAAGCAGTAATTAAAAACCTGCTTGAAGGGAAAGATGCATTTATTATAATGCCTACGGGTGGAGGAAAATCAATGTGTTATCAATTGCCTGCACTGGTTGTTAAAGGAACGGCAATAGTTGTTTCCCCTCTGATATCTTTGATGAAAAATCAGGTTGACGCAATGAGGGGATTCGGCTCTGAAACCGGAATTGCTCATTTCCTCAATTCTTCGTTAACAAAAACCGAAATTGCCGAAGTGAAAAATGATTTGACTTCAGGTAAAACAAAACTTCTTTATGTTGCTCCCGAATCGCTGACTAAAGAGGCAAATGTAAAATTCTTAAAAACAATTAACATTTCTTTTTATGCAATAGATGAAGCTCATTGTATTTCTGAATGGGGACATGACTTCAGACCTGAATACAGAAGATTGCGTCCGATAATAGATAAAATAGGAAAGAAAGTTCCTGTAATGGCTCTTACTGCAACTGCTACACCAAAAGTTCAGCAGGACATACAAAAAAATATGAGAATGTTGAATGCAAGAGTTTTTAAGGCATCATTCAACAGACCTAATTTATATTACGAAGTTCGTCCCAAGCATAATGTAAATAAAGAAATAATAAGATACATTAAAAACAATATGGGCAAATCGGGCATAATTTATTGCCTCAGCAGAAAAAAAGTTGAAGAATTTGCCGAAACACTTCAGGTTAACGGAATCAGAGCACTTCCATATCATGCCGGACTGGAACCGGAAATCAGGAGAACTACACAGGATAAATTTTTAATGGAAGATATTGATGTGATTGTAGCAACAATTGCATTTGGAATGGGCATTGACAAACCTGACGTGAGATATGTCATACATTATGATATACCTAAAAGTCTGGAAGGATACTATCAGGAAACCGGTCGTTCGGGAAGAGATGATGGAGAGGGCGTATGTATAGCATTTTACAGCTATGATGATATTCAGAAACTCGAAAAATTTTCTAAGGGAAAACCTGTTGCCGAACAGGAAATCGCAAAACAATTACTTCTCGAAACGGTTGCTTATGCCGAATCATCAGTATGCCGAAGAAAACAACTTCTTCATTATTTCGGTGAGATATATACAGAAGAAAATTGCCAGAGTTGTGACAATTGCTTGCATCCGAAAGCAAAATTTGAAGGAAAAGAATATGTTGCTATTTTTATTGAAGCAGTTATTGCCGTTAAGCAACAGTTCAAAGCCAAACATATTATTAATATTATTATCGGAAAGAATTCATCAACTATAAAATCGTATAAACACAATAAACTTGAAGTATTCGGTAAAGGTGATGATAAGGACGAAAAATTCTGGAATGCTGTAGTTCGTCAGGCATTGATTGCTCGCTTATTATCAAAAGATATTGAAAACTACGGTTTGCTGAAAGTTACAAAAGAGGGAACGGAATTTTTGAAAAATCCGTATTCAATCATGCTTACTCATGACCACGATTATGAAAAAAGTGAAGAAGATGACTTTTTTGATGAATCCGGTGGACAGAAAACAAGCACTACCGACCGTACACTTTTTGCAATGCTGAAAGATTTGAGGAAAAAAATCTCAAAGAAAGAAAATCTTCCGCCATTTGTGATTTTTCAGGACCCCTCGCTCGAAGACATGGCAATTCAATATCCTATTACACTCGATGAATTAAAACAGATAACAGGCGTTGGTGTCGGCAAAGCAGCAAAATATGGCAAACCTTTTATTGAACTTATTGCCAAGTACGTTGAAGAAAACGAAATAGAACGACCTATGGATATGGTTGTTAAATCGGTTATTAATAAATCGGGACTTAAAGTTTTTATTATTCAAAGCATCGACAGGAAAGTTGCTTTCGAAGATATTGCAAGTGCAAAAGGAATTACGCTGGAAGAACTTTATAATGAACTTGAGAGCATTGTGGCTTCGGGAACAAAATTAGACCTCGATTATTTTATAAACAGGTATATTGATGTAGAACATCAGGAAAATATATTTAAATATTTTAAAACAGCCGAATCCGATTCAATAGAATTAGCTATAAAGGAATTGGGCGAAGATGAATACACTGAAGAAGAAATAAGAATTATGAGAATAAAATTTATTTCGGAATACGGAAATTAA
- the mreC gene encoding rod shape-determining protein MreC — protein MRNLLIYILKYNFIILFIGLEILCFSLIVRNNYYQRAMFFNSSNVMVGYVYSKYANAVEYFNLRKLNEQLAEENAKLRSASGNSYSFINKKIFSVKDSVLRQEYSYISAKVINNSVSKHSNFITINKGRKEGVRPDMAVICAQGIVGIVNEASDNFASVISFLHKDVKISAKIKKRGAFGSLFWDGNNIEIATLKDISNHVKISIGDTIVTSGYSVMFPEGIIIGTVVSFRSPPTETFYRIYVKLSTDFTRIKYVYVVNSLMRNEVKELEKTNNDRYNN, from the coding sequence ATGCGTAATTTATTAATATATATATTAAAGTACAATTTTATAATACTTTTTATAGGGTTGGAAATTTTATGCTTCTCGCTGATTGTTCGTAATAATTATTATCAAAGAGCCATGTTTTTTAATTCTTCAAATGTAATGGTTGGTTATGTTTATTCGAAATATGCAAATGCTGTAGAGTATTTTAATTTAAGAAAATTAAACGAACAGCTTGCAGAAGAGAACGCAAAACTTCGTTCAGCTTCAGGGAATTCATATTCTTTTATAAATAAAAAAATATTTTCGGTAAAAGATTCTGTTTTAAGGCAGGAATACAGCTACATATCGGCAAAAGTTATAAATAATTCCGTTTCGAAACACAGCAATTTTATTACTATAAACAAAGGCAGAAAAGAAGGTGTTCGTCCCGACATGGCTGTAATCTGTGCTCAGGGAATTGTTGGAATAGTTAATGAGGCATCTGATAATTTTGCTTCTGTTATTTCATTTCTGCACAAGGATGTAAAAATAAGTGCAAAAATTAAAAAAAGAGGAGCATTCGGTTCGTTGTTTTGGGATGGTAACAATATAGAAATTGCAACATTAAAAGATATTTCAAATCATGTTAAAATAAGTATTGGTGATACAATTGTTACAAGCGGTTATTCAGTGATGTTTCCGGAGGGAATTATTATAGGAACCGTTGTTTCATTCCGAAGTCCTCCAACTGAAACTTTTTATAGGATTTATGTTAAGCTTTCAACAGATTTCACTAGGATTAAATATGTATATGTCGTTAATAGTTTGATGAGAAATGAAGTTAAAGAATTAGAAAAAACAAATAATGACAGATACAATAACTAA
- a CDS encoding OmpH family outer membrane protein has translation MNKLLIAINIVLAVFVVIIFALLLKAKKQPAEETSKISISSDNTVVYVNNDSINEKYSFMLDTKKNLEEMEKQMRSQYEAKARQFQNEYESYLKKGASLSLAEQKKTEAMLQEKQKNIMQLDQELSSKFTDETQKMNTVIHDTVTAFLKRFNRNKNYTYIFGYTPGLVILYANEKLDITKKVLTGLNEEYKKWKIKN, from the coding sequence ATGAACAAGCTATTAATTGCAATAAACATTGTGCTGGCGGTTTTTGTGGTTATTATTTTTGCTTTGTTGCTAAAAGCAAAAAAACAACCTGCTGAAGAAACTTCTAAAATTTCCATATCATCAGATAATACTGTTGTTTATGTGAACAACGATTCGATAAACGAAAAATATTCGTTTATGCTTGATACAAAAAAGAATCTTGAGGAAATGGAAAAACAAATGCGTTCACAATATGAAGCAAAAGCAAGGCAATTTCAGAATGAATATGAATCTTATCTTAAAAAAGGAGCATCATTGTCTTTGGCAGAGCAAAAGAAAACCGAAGCTATGCTTCAGGAAAAACAAAAAAATATAATGCAACTCGACCAAGAGCTGAGCTCAAAATTCACTGACGAAACTCAAAAAATGAATACTGTAATTCACGATACGGTTACTGCCTTTTTAAAAAGATTTAACAGAAATAAAAATTATACATACATTTTCGGGTATACTCCCGGTTTGGTCATTCTGTATGCTAATGAAAAATTAGATATTACAAAAAAAGTTCTTACCGGTTTGAATGAAGAATATAAAAAATGGAAAATTAAAAATTAG
- the mreD gene encoding rod shape-determining protein MreD, with protein sequence MTDTITKNIVRFIVLILFQVLILNNILLGGYINPYLYIVFILMLPFRTPNWLLLIFSFAMGISIDMFSDTIGMHAAACLFAAFIRPFTINYVYTKDDYEYITQPSVKDMGLYSFLTYAAIITFVHHFALFYIEAFRFADFFSTLLRVILSSLFTIVLIIITQYVFVKEKKKK encoded by the coding sequence ATGACAGATACAATAACTAAAAATATTGTTCGCTTCATAGTATTAATACTTTTTCAGGTATTAATACTTAATAATATTCTTCTCGGCGGATATATAAATCCTTATTTATATATTGTTTTTATTTTAATGCTACCATTCAGAACGCCCAACTGGCTGTTGCTTATATTTTCGTTTGCAATGGGTATAAGTATTGACATGTTTTCGGATACAATAGGGATGCATGCGGCAGCTTGCTTGTTTGCAGCGTTTATTCGTCCATTTACAATAAATTATGTTTATACAAAAGATGATTATGAATATATCACGCAGCCCTCAGTTAAAGATATGGGTTTATATTCTTTTCTTACTTATGCCGCAATTATTACTTTTGTTCATCATTTTGCACTTTTTTATATTGAAGCTTTTAGATTTGCCGATTTCTTTTCAACATTGTTAAGAGTTATTCTCAGCTCTTTATTTACAATTGTTTTAATTATTATAACCCAGTATGTTTTTGTGAAAGAGAAAAAAAAGAAATAA
- the dnaB gene encoding replicative DNA helicase codes for MTKQEQENNSGSKKRMQKKSTATQQILEHGKLQPQAVDLEEAVLGAMMLEKDALTSVIDKLRPECFYNDNHKKIYQSILRLFSRSEPVDILTVTNELKQIGELEAVGGPYYVTQLTNRVASSANIEYHAGVIIEKYIQRELISISGNIINKAYEDTTDVFDLLNEAEKNLFAVSEINLRRTHEDISLLINKAIEEMQNAGTKGNNLSGIPSGFVDLDRVTAGWQRSDLIIVASRPGMGKTAFSLTMARNMAIEHNIPVAVFSLEMSATQLVMRLISSEAEISSDKLRRGDLQQYEWEQLHSKIKQLADAPIFIDDTPALSIFELRAKCRRLKAQKDIQLVVLDYLQLMSASGDSRNFNREQEISGISRAIKSLAKELDIPIIALSQLSRAVETRSSSKRPILSDLRESGAIEQDADIVMFIYRPEYYKIAGNEAGELPQGYSELIIAKHRNGALKDITVRFIDKFAKFTDLESQDYDLSGIIATDEEPRVTKTFPSKMNEQEN; via the coding sequence ATGACAAAGCAGGAACAAGAAAATAATAGTGGAAGTAAAAAGAGGATGCAGAAAAAAAGCACCGCTACGCAACAAATATTGGAACATGGAAAACTTCAACCTCAGGCTGTGGATTTGGAAGAAGCTGTACTTGGAGCTATGATGCTTGAGAAAGACGCATTAACATCCGTAATCGATAAATTACGGCCTGAATGTTTTTATAATGATAATCACAAAAAAATATATCAATCAATACTTCGTCTGTTTTCAAGGTCGGAGCCTGTGGATATTTTAACGGTTACAAACGAGCTTAAACAAATAGGAGAGCTGGAAGCAGTTGGCGGTCCGTATTATGTTACTCAGCTTACAAACAGAGTGGCTTCTTCTGCAAATATCGAATATCATGCAGGTGTTATTATTGAAAAATACATTCAGCGCGAACTTATCAGCATATCCGGTAATATTATCAACAAAGCTTATGAAGATACGACCGATGTTTTTGATTTGCTTAATGAAGCTGAAAAAAATCTTTTTGCAGTTAGCGAAATCAATTTAAGGCGCACACATGAAGATATTTCTTTACTTATAAATAAAGCCATTGAAGAAATGCAGAATGCCGGTACCAAGGGAAATAACCTTAGCGGCATTCCTTCGGGTTTTGTTGATTTGGACAGGGTAACTGCCGGATGGCAAAGATCCGACCTTATAATTGTTGCATCGCGACCTGGAATGGGTAAAACGGCATTTTCATTAACCATGGCAAGGAATATGGCTATTGAACATAATATCCCTGTTGCTGTTTTTTCACTTGAAATGTCGGCAACGCAGTTAGTAATGCGTTTGATATCAAGTGAAGCAGAAATATCTTCCGATAAGCTTAGAAGGGGAGATTTGCAGCAATACGAATGGGAGCAATTGCATTCAAAAATAAAACAACTTGCTGATGCCCCTATTTTTATTGATGATACACCCGCATTGTCAATATTTGAACTTCGTGCAAAATGCCGGAGATTAAAAGCCCAAAAAGACATCCAGCTTGTTGTTCTTGATTACTTGCAACTTATGTCTGCGTCTGGAGATTCAAGGAATTTTAACAGAGAACAGGAAATAAGCGGTATTTCAAGAGCTATTAAAAGCTTGGCAAAAGAACTCGACATTCCGATAATTGCCCTTTCTCAATTGAGTCGTGCTGTAGAAACCCGAAGTTCAAGTAAAAGACCAATTCTTTCCGACCTCAGAGAATCAGGTGCTATAGAACAGGATGCTGACATTGTTATGTTTATTTATCGCCCTGAATATTATAAAATAGCTGGAAATGAAGCCGGAGAATTACCACAGGGATATTCGGAACTGATAATTGCAAAACACAGAAATGGAGCATTGAAAGATATTACAGTACGCTTTATTGATAAATTTGCTAAATTTACTGATTTGGAATCGCAGGACTATGATTTGTCAGGAATTATAGCAACTGATGAAGAACCAAGAGTTACAAAAACTTTTCCTTCAAAAATGAATGAACAAGAAAATTAA
- a CDS encoding asparagine synthetase B: protein MGIFKKILFGIILFSVLSSKASYILIPMDNVQKDHLKAYGIAYWILKNNVEIKWLLNYRGGSFLFKDIKEFESECVIRGVSFDIIADVQAEAIIQEISNPEINQDVVKLEKAPKIAVYSPKNKLPWDDAVTLVLTYAEIPYDIVFDEEVMQGKLPLYDWLHLHHEDFTGQYGKFWAAYQNAPWYIEDVRTNEETARKLGFNKVSLCKLAVAKKIRDFVAGGGYMFAMCSATDTYDIALAADGIDICQSMFDGDPSDKEMQKKLNYDNCFTFTDFTISDNPFAYEHSNIDVSNTRKVQQSDDLFTLFDFSAKWDPVPTMLCQSHEKVIKGFMGQTTAFNKNYVKTSVLIMGENKSANEARYIHGEFGKGTFTFYGGHDPEDYKHFVGDPKTDLSLHPNSPGYRLILNNVLFPAARKKKQKT from the coding sequence ATGGGTATTTTTAAAAAAATATTATTTGGTATTATTCTTTTTTCTGTATTATCATCTAAAGCGTCATATATTCTCATACCTATGGATAATGTTCAGAAAGACCATTTGAAAGCTTATGGCATTGCATACTGGATTTTGAAAAACAATGTTGAAATAAAGTGGTTGCTGAATTACAGAGGAGGAAGTTTTTTATTTAAGGACATAAAAGAATTTGAATCGGAATGTGTTATCAGAGGAGTTTCTTTTGATATTATAGCCGATGTTCAAGCGGAAGCTATAATTCAGGAAATATCAAATCCCGAAATTAATCAGGATGTTGTAAAGCTCGAAAAAGCACCCAAAATAGCAGTTTATTCACCAAAGAATAAACTTCCGTGGGATGATGCCGTTACGCTTGTCCTTACTTATGCCGAAATTCCTTATGATATTGTTTTTGACGAAGAAGTCATGCAAGGTAAATTACCATTATATGATTGGCTTCACCTTCATCATGAGGATTTTACAGGACAATACGGAAAATTCTGGGCTGCATACCAGAATGCGCCGTGGTACATTGAAGATGTGAGAACAAACGAGGAAACTGCAAGAAAATTGGGGTTTAATAAAGTTTCACTATGTAAACTTGCAGTTGCGAAAAAAATCAGAGATTTTGTTGCAGGCGGAGGATATATGTTTGCCATGTGCTCTGCAACCGATACGTATGACATTGCTCTTGCTGCCGATGGTATTGATATTTGTCAGTCAATGTTCGATGGCGACCCATCCGATAAAGAGATGCAGAAGAAACTTAATTATGATAACTGTTTTACATTTACTGATTTTACTATAAGCGATAATCCATTTGCTTATGAACACTCAAATATAGATGTAAGCAACACAAGAAAAGTGCAGCAAAGCGATGACTTGTTTACTTTATTTGATTTCTCTGCTAAATGGGATCCTGTTCCCACAATGCTTTGCCAGAGTCACGAAAAAGTGATAAAAGGATTTATGGGGCAGACAACCGCTTTTAATAAAAATTATGTTAAAACCAGTGTGTTAATTATGGGCGAGAATAAATCGGCTAATGAAGCAAGATACATTCATGGCGAGTTTGGTAAAGGAACATTTACATTTTATGGAGGGCACGACCCTGAGGATTATAAGCATTTTGTCGGCGACCCTAAAACAGATTTAAGCTTGCACCCCAATTCACCGGGATATAGATTGATATTAAATAATGTTCTTTTCCCGGCAGCAAGAAAGAAAAAACAAAAAACTTAA